Below is a window of Stappia sp. DNA.
CTCTTGAAGGCCGGCGCGACGGTCAGCGGCCCGAGCAGCAGCGACGGCGTGTCGCCGATGGAAATCCGGGTCAGCCACACGGAGCCGGCGATCGCCTCGCCGCTCAGCCCGACGAAACTGAGGCGGGGATCGTGCGCAACACCCTCGCGCAGCCGGAAGGCGGTGCGGGCGAACCGGCCGGGCCCGAAGGCTTCGGCCTGAAGGGTTTCGACATGCGGAAGGTCGGACGGCTGTTCGGTCCGGATGAGCCAGGCATTGGCAAGCATGATGGGGATCTCGACGATGAACGAAAGGCAGATCAGCCGCCGCGTCGCCGACCGCCCCTGTCGTCTTGCCTCAGACGACGGCAGCCGGGACCGCGCGCGGCGCGAAGCGCGAGGACAAGCCTCGTCGCAGTTCTCGTCGTCGCTGCCGGTTGAAGGCGGTCATGCCGGTGGGTCCCCGTTCGCGGACCCTGCGCCCGCGGTGGCAGGGTCGATAGCATGGGGCCGGCGCGTCGTAAAGCCGTTTGCGGCCTCCTCCCGACACCCGGCCGGCGGGACCATCGTTCACGCAAGGTGAACGCACTTTCCAGAGCGTTGAAGAAAGATGTCCCTCCCCCATCTTTCCGCACAGACAACGATGCAATCGACAGGAAGCGACAGGGAGGCCACCCATGGGACGTCTCGTGGACGGTGTCTGGCACACCGACTGGTACGACACGAAATCGACCGGCGGACGGTTCGTGCGCAAGACTTCCGCCTTCCGCAACTGGGTTACGCCCGACGGCGCGCCGGGCCCGAGCGGCAGCGGCGGCTTTGCGGCAGAGGCCGGGCGGTATCACCTGATCGTCTCGCTCGCCTGTCCCTGGGCCCATCGCACGCTGATCCTGCGCCGGCTGAAGCGGCTGGAGGACACGATCACCGTTTCAGTGGTCGAGCCGCTGATGCTCGACGACGGCTGGACCTTCGCCGAGCCCGATCCGGTGACGGGTGCCGAAACCGCCTGGCAGGTCTATGTGAAGGCCGATCCGGTCTATTCCGGCCGCGCCACCGTGCCGATCCTCTGGGACCGCGAGCGCGAAACCATCGTCTCCAACGAATCCTCGGAAATCCTGCGCATGTTCAACGCAGCCTTCGACGCCCTGGACGGCGTGGAGACGCGCCTCGACGTCTATCCGCAGGAGCTTCGCGAGGAGATCGACGCGGTGAACGCGCGCGTCTACGACACGGTCAACAACGGCGTCTACAAGGCCGGCTTCGCCACCACGCAAGGCGCCTATGAAGAGGCGGTGACGCAGCTCTTCGAGAGCCTCGACTGGCTGGAGGACCGGCTGGCGCGCCAGCGCTATCTCGTCGGCGGACGGATCACCGAGGCCGACTGGCGTCTTTTCACCACGCTGGTGCGCTTCGATCCGGTCTATGTCGGCCACTTCAAGTGCAACCTGCGCCGGATCGTGGACTATCCGAACCTCTCCAACTACCTGCGCGAGTTGTATCAGCACCCGGGCGTCGCCGGCACCTGCGACTTCGAAACCATCAAGACGCATTACTACGGCTCGCACGAGACGGTGAACCCGACACGGATCGTGCCGCTCGGGCCCGTGCTCGATCTCGACGCGCCGCACGACCGGGACCGGCTGCCGCTCGCCGCGTGAGCTCTGCACGGCGCCCACGCCGCGTCTACCAGGTCTCGGAAATCTCCGCCTGCCCCGCGAGTTCGGCAAGCCGCCGCCGCGTGGCGGGCGTCGCCCCTT
It encodes the following:
- a CDS encoding N-acetyltransferase, with protein sequence MLANAWLIRTEQPSDLPHVETLQAEAFGPGRFARTAFRLREGVAHDPRLSFVGLSGEAIAGSVWLTRISIGDTPSLLLGPLTVAPAFKSQGLGRLLVAHVLKSARALGEGSVLLVGDAPYYGPLGFEPVPPGRITLPGPVDPARLLIARLDPDAEMPAGATRGGAPRV
- a CDS encoding glutathione S-transferase family protein — translated: MGRLVDGVWHTDWYDTKSTGGRFVRKTSAFRNWVTPDGAPGPSGSGGFAAEAGRYHLIVSLACPWAHRTLILRRLKRLEDTITVSVVEPLMLDDGWTFAEPDPVTGAETAWQVYVKADPVYSGRATVPILWDRERETIVSNESSEILRMFNAAFDALDGVETRLDVYPQELREEIDAVNARVYDTVNNGVYKAGFATTQGAYEEAVTQLFESLDWLEDRLARQRYLVGGRITEADWRLFTTLVRFDPVYVGHFKCNLRRIVDYPNLSNYLRELYQHPGVAGTCDFETIKTHYYGSHETVNPTRIVPLGPVLDLDAPHDRDRLPLAA